Proteins from a genomic interval of Aquisalimonas asiatica:
- a CDS encoding AmpG family muropeptide MFS transporter — protein sequence MSGSVSNTASPSRLDALRVYAHPRVFAMLFLGFAAGLPLLLVGGTFTAWLRDLGVELAAIGFLSWVGLAHSIKVLWAPLVDRLTLPVLTPLFGRRRAWILTAQCTVAMGLLGMALADPVEELWLVAFWAVVTAFGSATQDISIDAYRVEAVGRERQGAMAATYVTGYRLAILMAGAGALHIAAVGSWSVAYGVMALLMGVGLVTTLIVREPEVQQVSDDTRRMEQRVVEYLDRTTHQGALRDFVAWFLSAVVCPFADFFKRYGLAAVAVLLFVGTFRISDIVMGVMANPFYLDLGFTKTEIANVAAAFGLGMTLGGAALGGVLVLRFGIARMLIFTAIMAPLTNLTFSWLALIGPELYGLVFAIIADNVTGGMAISVFLAYLASLTNTAYTATQYALFSSLMTLPGQFLGGFTGWLAEQVDWVWFFIIAAGAGLPAIVLGLVLLRVAHPDRMRQPGKDD from the coding sequence ATGTCCGGATCCGTCTCCAATACAGCCAGTCCGTCCCGGCTGGACGCCCTGCGCGTCTACGCGCACCCGCGCGTGTTCGCCATGCTGTTCCTGGGGTTCGCGGCCGGGCTGCCACTGCTGCTGGTGGGCGGCACGTTCACCGCGTGGTTGCGCGATCTGGGCGTGGAACTGGCCGCCATCGGCTTTCTCAGCTGGGTGGGTCTGGCGCACAGCATCAAGGTGTTGTGGGCGCCGCTGGTCGATCGCCTGACGCTGCCGGTGCTGACGCCGCTGTTCGGCCGGCGGCGCGCCTGGATTCTCACTGCGCAGTGCACCGTGGCGATGGGGCTGCTCGGCATGGCACTGGCCGATCCGGTGGAGGAGCTCTGGCTGGTGGCATTCTGGGCGGTGGTCACCGCCTTCGGGTCGGCAACCCAGGACATCTCCATCGACGCCTACCGGGTCGAGGCGGTGGGGCGGGAGCGCCAGGGGGCCATGGCCGCGACCTACGTGACCGGCTACCGTCTGGCGATTCTCATGGCCGGCGCCGGTGCACTGCATATCGCGGCGGTGGGCAGCTGGAGCGTGGCCTACGGCGTCATGGCCCTGTTGATGGGGGTGGGGCTGGTCACCACGCTGATCGTGCGCGAACCGGAAGTGCAGCAGGTCAGCGATGATACCCGGCGCATGGAGCAGCGGGTGGTGGAGTATCTGGACCGGACCACCCATCAGGGGGCGCTGCGCGACTTCGTGGCCTGGTTCCTGAGCGCAGTGGTCTGCCCCTTCGCCGACTTCTTCAAGCGCTACGGGCTCGCCGCCGTGGCGGTGCTGCTGTTCGTGGGCACGTTCCGCATCAGTGACATCGTCATGGGGGTCATGGCCAACCCCTTCTACCTGGATCTCGGTTTCACCAAGACGGAGATTGCCAACGTGGCCGCCGCCTTCGGGCTTGGCATGACCCTCGGCGGTGCGGCGCTGGGCGGCGTGCTGGTGTTGCGTTTCGGCATCGCGCGGATGCTGATCTTCACCGCGATCATGGCGCCGCTGACCAATCTCACCTTCTCCTGGCTGGCGCTGATCGGCCCGGAGCTCTACGGGCTGGTGTTTGCCATCATCGCCGACAACGTCACCGGTGGCATGGCCATTTCCGTCTTCTTGGCGTACCTGGCCAGCCTGACCAACACGGCCTACACCGCCACCCAGTACGCCCTCTTCAGCTCGTTGATGACCCTGCCGGGGCAGTTCCTCGGTGGCTTCACGGGGTGGCTCGCGGAGCAGGTTGACTGGGTCTGGTTCTTCATCATCGCCGCCGGTGCGGGACTTCCTGCCATTGTCCTGGGGCTCGTGCTCCTGCGCGTGGCCCACCCTGATCGCATGCGGCAGCCGGGCAAGGACGACTGA
- the trxB gene encoding thioredoxin-disulfide reductase, translated as MSEAKHQKLLILGSGPAGYTAAVYAARANLEPVLVTGIEMGGQLTTTTDVDNWPGDVEGLQGPALMERMKAHAERFGTEIIFDHIHTVDVNQRPFRLEGDVGAYTCDALIIATGASAQYLGLESETTFAGKGVSACATCDGFFYRNQKVAVIGGGNTAVEEALYLSNIASHVTLVHRRDSLRAEKILQDKLFAKAEAGQITLQWNHTLDEILGDDTGVTGARVKSTESGETTDLDVAGVFIAIGHKPNTDIFQGQLDMQGGYIRVKSGLEGDATATSVPGVFAAGDVMDHVYRQAVTSAGTGCMAALDAERYLDRISHT; from the coding sequence ATGAGCGAGGCGAAACACCAGAAGCTGCTGATCCTGGGTTCAGGACCCGCTGGCTACACCGCGGCGGTCTACGCCGCACGCGCCAACCTGGAGCCGGTGCTCGTTACCGGCATTGAAATGGGCGGCCAGCTCACCACCACCACCGACGTGGACAACTGGCCCGGCGACGTGGAAGGCCTGCAGGGCCCGGCGCTGATGGAGCGCATGAAAGCCCACGCCGAGCGCTTCGGCACCGAGATCATCTTCGATCACATCCACACCGTGGACGTGAATCAGCGGCCGTTTCGCCTGGAGGGGGATGTGGGCGCCTACACCTGCGATGCCCTCATCATCGCCACCGGCGCCAGCGCCCAGTACCTGGGCCTGGAGTCGGAGACCACGTTCGCGGGCAAGGGCGTCTCCGCCTGCGCCACCTGCGACGGATTCTTCTACCGCAACCAGAAGGTGGCGGTGATCGGTGGCGGCAACACGGCGGTGGAGGAAGCGCTCTATCTCTCCAACATCGCCTCCCATGTCACGCTGGTCCACCGGCGCGACTCGCTGCGGGCGGAGAAGATCCTCCAGGACAAGCTGTTCGCCAAGGCCGAGGCCGGCCAGATCACGCTGCAGTGGAACCACACCCTGGACGAGATCCTCGGTGACGACACCGGCGTGACCGGAGCCCGGGTCAAGTCCACGGAAAGCGGAGAGACCACCGACCTGGACGTGGCCGGCGTGTTCATCGCCATCGGCCACAAGCCGAACACGGACATCTTCCAGGGTCAGCTGGACATGCAGGGTGGCTACATCCGCGTGAAAAGTGGCCTGGAAGGCGACGCCACCGCAACCAGTGTGCCGGGCGTGTTCGCCGCAGGCGATGTCATGGACCACGTCTACCGCCAGGCAGTGACCTCCGCCGGCACCGGCTGCATGGCCGCGCTCGACGCCGAACGCTACCTGGACCGCATCAGTCACACGTAA
- a CDS encoding exodeoxyribonuclease III — protein sequence MRVISLNCNGIRAAARKGFFDWLPQQQADVVCLQELKAQPDQLSADPFHPDGYHVALHAAEKKGYSGVGIYARREPDDVIRGLGWPEFDAEGRWIEARFGALSVVSLYFPSGSSGDQRQGVKEGWMGDFLDHLRTLMADDREYIICGDWNIAHRELDLRNWRSNRKNSGFLPHERAWLDRVFDEVGWVDAYRALYPEREQYTWWSNRGRAWDNNTGWRIDYQVITPGLKPALRDASVYTDDRFSDHAPLTVDYERALG from the coding sequence ATGCGCGTTATCAGTCTCAACTGCAACGGCATCCGGGCCGCGGCCCGCAAGGGTTTCTTCGACTGGCTGCCGCAACAGCAGGCCGATGTGGTCTGCCTGCAGGAGCTCAAGGCTCAGCCCGACCAGTTGTCTGCAGACCCGTTTCATCCCGATGGCTACCATGTGGCGCTGCACGCGGCGGAGAAGAAGGGCTACAGTGGCGTCGGCATCTATGCCCGGCGTGAGCCGGACGACGTCATCCGCGGGCTCGGCTGGCCGGAGTTCGACGCCGAGGGCCGCTGGATCGAGGCGCGGTTCGGCGCGCTGTCGGTGGTGTCGCTGTACTTCCCGTCCGGCTCGTCCGGCGATCAGCGCCAGGGCGTCAAGGAAGGCTGGATGGGCGATTTTCTCGACCACCTGCGCACGCTCATGGCCGACGACCGCGAGTACATCATCTGCGGCGACTGGAATATCGCTCACCGTGAACTCGATCTGCGCAACTGGCGCAGCAACCGGAAGAATTCCGGCTTCCTGCCCCACGAGCGGGCGTGGCTGGACCGCGTCTTCGACGAGGTCGGCTGGGTGGATGCCTACCGGGCGCTCTACCCGGAGCGGGAACAGTACACCTGGTGGTCGAATCGCGGTCGGGCCTGGGACAACAACACGGGCTGGCGGATCGACTACCAGGTGATCACGCCTGGCCTGAAACCGGCATTGCGGGATGCGTCCGTCTACACGGACGACCGCTTCTCGGACCATGCGCCGTTAACGGTGGATTACGAGCGGGCGCTGGGCTGA
- a CDS encoding DUF6394 family protein, with translation MNLEKVVFGFFILLALTLNFGFFLGEFDNPDHHNVYELFAAIVVSLIATVLKLGERTQIGAVLLAASLVADLQLIAAALVWGIAVHATDTGLTPAVMASIVSLSGGALLANMVSATLLVIETSSLQR, from the coding sequence ATGAATCTGGAGAAAGTGGTCTTCGGTTTTTTCATCCTGCTCGCCCTCACCCTGAACTTCGGATTCTTCCTCGGTGAGTTCGACAACCCCGACCACCACAACGTCTACGAGCTGTTCGCCGCCATTGTCGTCAGCCTCATCGCAACCGTCCTGAAGCTCGGCGAGCGCACGCAGATCGGCGCGGTTCTCCTGGCCGCCAGTCTGGTGGCGGACCTGCAGCTCATCGCGGCGGCGCTGGTCTGGGGGATTGCCGTCCACGCCACGGACACCGGGCTCACGCCGGCGGTGATGGCCAGCATCGTGTCCCTGTCCGGCGGGGCGTTGCTGGCGAACATGGTCTCCGCCACCCTGCTGGTCATCGAGACCTCGAGCCTGCAGCGCTGA
- a CDS encoding NAD(P)-binding protein yields MVRSVVPLILRRMRPPLLVLITAYAVAVVGLTLMPGQDDQGAPWRMDFFHAFYVITYTAPTIGFGEIPYEFSGAQRLWVTISIYITVLAWLYAVGTIISLIQDPAFRSAVKRGRLRRAVRQMSEPFYLVCGYGDTGALLVRALTERRRRVVVVDHAQDAIESLELRDLGVDVPGFRMNAEIPENLTTAGLDHRWCAGVVAVMDDDHANLKVAVASKLQSPSTTVIARAGSSETAANMASFGTDAVVDAYSGFAERLILAIRSPDMHRIQDWLTGIPATELPDRPQPPEGPWLICGFGRLGRAVYHALRRHGVRAVIVDDAPKSNGCPPDAIRGKGTEAHTLRRAGIESAAGLLAATADDADNLSIVITARQLNSSLYIAARENALSNKPLFREADIDLTVEPSYILASRILSRLNAPLLEDFLEQARARDTQWHAALADRIQAIAGGTVPETWTLRISAARCPAVIEALEQGMDVTLAGLTHHPRDRHTALDCIPLLLLREDESVLLPSPETTLASGDRILFCGTNTALGAMRTPLRHINNLRYMLTGESRGDGLVWRYLARRSAR; encoded by the coding sequence ATGGTGAGATCCGTCGTCCCACTGATCCTCCGGCGCATGCGGCCACCGCTGCTGGTGCTGATCACCGCCTACGCCGTCGCCGTCGTCGGCCTCACGCTGATGCCGGGGCAGGACGATCAGGGCGCACCCTGGCGCATGGACTTCTTCCACGCCTTCTACGTCATCACCTATACCGCCCCCACCATCGGTTTCGGCGAAATCCCGTACGAATTCAGCGGCGCGCAGCGCCTGTGGGTGACCATCAGCATCTACATCACGGTGCTGGCCTGGCTGTACGCGGTGGGGACGATCATCTCGCTCATCCAGGACCCGGCATTCCGCTCCGCGGTCAAGCGCGGCCGGCTGCGGCGGGCGGTGCGGCAGATGAGCGAGCCGTTTTATCTGGTCTGCGGATACGGTGACACCGGCGCGCTGCTGGTGCGTGCGCTGACCGAGCGGCGACGCCGGGTGGTGGTCGTGGACCATGCCCAGGACGCCATCGAGAGCCTGGAACTCCGCGACCTGGGCGTGGACGTCCCCGGGTTCCGGATGAACGCCGAGATCCCCGAAAACCTGACCACCGCCGGTCTTGATCACCGCTGGTGTGCCGGTGTGGTCGCGGTGATGGACGACGATCACGCCAACCTGAAGGTCGCGGTGGCGAGCAAACTCCAGAGCCCCTCCACCACCGTGATTGCCCGGGCCGGCAGCAGCGAGACCGCGGCGAACATGGCGTCGTTCGGCACGGACGCGGTGGTGGATGCCTACAGCGGCTTTGCCGAGCGGCTGATTCTGGCAATCCGCTCACCCGACATGCACCGGATTCAGGACTGGCTGACGGGCATTCCGGCAACGGAGCTGCCCGACCGGCCGCAACCCCCGGAGGGCCCGTGGCTCATCTGCGGTTTCGGACGGCTCGGCCGGGCGGTCTACCATGCGCTGCGCCGCCACGGGGTGCGCGCCGTGATCGTGGATGATGCCCCCAAGAGCAACGGCTGCCCGCCGGACGCCATCCGCGGCAAGGGCACGGAAGCTCACACCCTGCGCCGGGCCGGCATCGAGTCCGCGGCGGGGCTGCTCGCGGCCACGGCAGACGACGCGGACAACCTCTCCATCGTGATCACGGCACGGCAACTCAACAGCAGCCTGTACATCGCCGCCCGCGAGAACGCCCTGTCGAACAAGCCGCTATTCCGTGAGGCGGACATCGACCTCACCGTCGAGCCCAGCTATATCCTCGCGAGCCGTATCCTGTCCCGGTTGAACGCACCACTGCTGGAGGATTTCCTGGAACAGGCCCGCGCCCGGGACACGCAGTGGCACGCCGCCCTGGCCGACCGTATCCAGGCCATTGCCGGCGGCACGGTGCCGGAGACGTGGACCCTCCGCATCAGCGCCGCCCGCTGCCCGGCGGTCATCGAGGCGCTGGAGCAGGGAATGGATGTCACCCTTGCCGGCCTCACCCACCACCCGCGCGACCGGCACACCGCCCTGGACTGCATCCCGCTGCTGCTTCTGCGGGAGGACGAATCGGTGCTGCTGCCGTCACCGGAGACGACGCTGGCATCCGGCGACCGAATCCTGTTCTGCGGCACCAACACGGCGCTGGGTGCCATGCGCACGCCGCTTCGCCACATCAACAATCTGCGTTATATGCTCACGGGCGAGAGCCGCGGGGACGGCCTGGTCTGGCGCTACCTTGCCCGGCGCTCCGCGCGGTAG
- a CDS encoding DUF3096 domain-containing protein yields the protein MTGAELPLTPLISLLAGVAILIVPKLLNYIIAAYLILVGIIGLM from the coding sequence ATGACCGGTGCCGAACTGCCGCTGACGCCGCTGATTTCCCTGCTTGCCGGGGTCGCGATCCTCATCGTGCCCAAGCTGCTGAACTACATCATTGCCGCGTACCTGATCCTGGTGGGGATCATCGGCCTGATGTGA
- a CDS encoding response regulator, whose amino-acid sequence MALTRALVVDDSRLARVALSKLLGRRGIEVDVAGSGEEALEYLRTQAPDVVFLDYMMPDMDGMEAARAIQALPERDPLPLVMYTSQDTDDDRLRAHELGVCGFLPKPTSEDALDAVLADVEAWSPPPMEASAADAPATADTSAEQASAPVPAPSPVPEAEPAPAEPARGGAVPDAAELEQRAGEVAAAVARETLDTQLDEARVHWQHELDRVGAELQEMLQESMQQARREDDTVGAARAAAEESAQAAVNEVADGLRQQAEEAARQAAVKAVEQALAERDAPQQDAALEERVNALLAERLEAVGETEAFREQLVTALTDHGVPVLKNALDQWVRELAAQAALDAVEDALRSASEVMFKEAAAAAAEAAAEEANAAHARTRRFMLLACTVLAAGVVTALILAV is encoded by the coding sequence ATGGCATTGACCAGAGCTCTGGTTGTGGATGATTCACGCCTGGCCCGGGTGGCGCTGAGCAAGCTGCTCGGCCGCCGGGGTATCGAAGTGGACGTGGCCGGCTCCGGCGAGGAAGCGCTGGAGTATCTGCGCACCCAGGCGCCGGATGTGGTGTTTCTCGATTACATGATGCCGGACATGGACGGCATGGAAGCGGCCCGCGCGATCCAGGCGCTCCCCGAGCGCGACCCGCTGCCGCTGGTGATGTATACCTCCCAGGACACCGATGATGACCGGCTGCGCGCCCACGAGCTGGGCGTATGCGGCTTTTTGCCCAAGCCCACCAGCGAGGACGCGCTCGATGCAGTCCTTGCCGACGTGGAAGCCTGGTCGCCGCCGCCCATGGAGGCGTCCGCAGCCGATGCACCAGCGACCGCTGACACATCGGCGGAGCAGGCCTCCGCGCCCGTCCCAGCCCCGTCACCGGTGCCCGAGGCGGAACCGGCCCCGGCCGAGCCCGCCAGAGGCGGGGCGGTGCCGGATGCCGCGGAGCTGGAACAGCGCGCCGGGGAAGTGGCGGCCGCGGTGGCCCGGGAGACCCTGGACACGCAGCTGGACGAAGCGCGGGTGCACTGGCAGCACGAGCTGGATCGGGTCGGTGCGGAGCTGCAGGAAATGCTGCAGGAGAGCATGCAGCAGGCACGTAGAGAGGATGACACCGTGGGGGCCGCCAGGGCGGCGGCGGAGGAATCCGCGCAGGCGGCCGTCAACGAAGTGGCCGACGGGTTGCGGCAGCAGGCCGAGGAGGCGGCCCGTCAGGCGGCGGTGAAGGCCGTGGAGCAGGCGCTCGCGGAGCGCGATGCCCCGCAGCAGGATGCCGCCCTGGAAGAGCGGGTCAACGCCTTGCTGGCCGAGCGGCTCGAGGCGGTGGGCGAGACGGAAGCCTTTCGCGAGCAGCTGGTGACTGCGCTGACCGATCACGGCGTCCCCGTGCTCAAGAATGCGCTGGATCAGTGGGTCCGGGAGCTGGCTGCTCAGGCGGCGCTGGACGCCGTGGAGGATGCGCTGCGCAGCGCCTCGGAAGTGATGTTCAAGGAGGCGGCCGCTGCGGCTGCCGAGGCGGCCGCCGAAGAGGCCAATGCCGCCCATGCCCGCACCCGGCGGTTCATGCTGCTGGCCTGTACGGTGCTGGCCGCCGGGGTGGTGACCGCGCTGATTCTCGCTGTCTGA
- a CDS encoding cation-transporting P-type ATPase → MAAEDNARNGWHASESAAVLEHLETHVDGLSRDAAAERLARHGPNRLRPPRRHGPFVRFLLQFHNVLIYVLIAAAVVTALLGHWVDTGVILGVVVINAVIGVLQEGKAERALDAIRDMLSPQATAIRDGRRITVPAEELVPGDVVVLQSGDKVPADLRLLRVRELRVDEAVLTGESVAVDKHADPVPADAVLGDRLNMAFSGTLVAYGQATGVVTATGDHTEIGRISSMLADVEKLTTPLLREIAVFGRWLAGAILVAAALTFLFGLAFRDYAWGEIFLAAVGLAVAAIPEGLPAIMTITLAIGVQRMAGRNAIIRKLPAVETLGSVTVICSDKTGTLTRNEMTVQAVATAEADYAVSGVGYAPEGAVERDGAPVDPEAEVVLAELLRVALLCNDAVVGRQEGDWRMEGDPTEGALMTLALKGGLDAAELHAEQPRTDAIPFESEHRFMATLHHDHHGAGVIYLKGAPERVLEMCSRQRTADGDVAIDPDHWRGVMDGLADRGQRVLALAARPADPGQQELAFEHVDEGLVLLGLVGIIDPPREEAIAAVRQCQEAGIRTKMITGDHALTARAIGRELGIGDGSRVLTGGDVEAMDDAALERAVAETDVFARASPEHKLRLVQALQASGERVAMTGDGVNDAPALKRADVGVAMGLKGTEVSKEASDMVLADDNFASIARAVEEGRTVYDNLRKALLFLLPTNGGQALVVIAAVLAGLLLPISPVQILWVNMVTAVTLGLALAFEPTEPGVMARPPRAPTEPILSGFLVWRVAFVSVLLVTATFGLFLFAHTDDAAMEYARTVAVNTLVVCQIFYLVSARFVRRPALAAGLMRGNPWVPGSIAAIVVLQLLFTYAPPLQLLFGSQALAFADWLRILGAGLAVFLLVELEKWLLTPERGGRAPEMASTTR, encoded by the coding sequence ATGGCGGCTGAAGACAATGCACGGAATGGGTGGCATGCCAGCGAATCGGCCGCCGTCCTTGAGCATCTGGAGACGCATGTTGACGGGTTGAGCCGCGATGCGGCGGCCGAACGGCTGGCGCGCCACGGGCCGAACCGCCTGCGACCGCCGCGCCGCCACGGGCCGTTCGTTCGCTTTCTGCTGCAGTTTCACAACGTGCTGATCTACGTCCTGATTGCGGCGGCCGTGGTCACTGCCCTGCTGGGGCACTGGGTTGATACCGGCGTGATTCTTGGCGTGGTCGTGATCAACGCCGTCATCGGCGTGCTCCAGGAGGGCAAGGCCGAGCGGGCGCTGGACGCCATCCGCGACATGCTCTCGCCCCAGGCCACGGCCATACGCGACGGCCGGCGCATCACCGTGCCCGCCGAGGAGCTGGTCCCCGGGGACGTGGTCGTGCTCCAGTCGGGCGACAAGGTGCCGGCCGACCTGCGGCTGCTGCGCGTGCGCGAGCTGCGGGTCGACGAGGCCGTGCTGACCGGGGAGTCCGTTGCCGTGGACAAGCACGCCGACCCGGTCCCGGCGGATGCGGTGCTGGGTGACCGGCTCAACATGGCCTTCTCCGGCACCCTGGTGGCGTATGGACAGGCCACGGGCGTGGTGACCGCCACCGGCGATCACACGGAGATCGGGCGCATCAGCAGCATGCTGGCCGATGTGGAAAAGCTCACCACGCCGCTGCTGCGCGAGATCGCCGTGTTCGGACGCTGGCTGGCCGGAGCCATTCTGGTGGCGGCGGCGCTGACGTTCCTGTTTGGCCTGGCATTCCGCGACTATGCCTGGGGCGAGATCTTTCTCGCCGCCGTGGGGCTTGCCGTGGCGGCCATCCCCGAAGGCCTGCCGGCGATCATGACCATCACCCTGGCCATCGGCGTCCAGCGTATGGCGGGGCGCAACGCCATCATCCGCAAGCTCCCCGCCGTGGAAACCCTCGGATCGGTCACCGTGATCTGCTCCGACAAGACCGGCACGCTCACCCGCAACGAGATGACGGTCCAGGCGGTGGCAACGGCGGAGGCCGACTACGCCGTCAGTGGCGTGGGCTACGCCCCGGAAGGCGCCGTGGAGCGCGACGGTGCGCCGGTGGATCCGGAGGCCGAGGTGGTGCTCGCGGAGCTGCTGCGTGTGGCCCTGCTGTGCAACGACGCGGTCGTGGGGCGCCAGGAGGGTGACTGGCGCATGGAGGGCGACCCCACCGAGGGCGCTCTCATGACCCTTGCCCTCAAGGGCGGGCTGGATGCCGCTGAACTGCATGCCGAACAGCCACGCACCGACGCCATTCCGTTCGAGTCCGAGCACCGGTTCATGGCGACGCTCCATCACGATCACCATGGCGCGGGGGTGATTTATCTCAAGGGCGCGCCGGAGCGCGTGCTGGAGATGTGTTCCCGGCAGCGCACCGCGGATGGCGATGTGGCCATCGACCCCGACCACTGGCGCGGCGTCATGGACGGGTTGGCCGACCGCGGGCAGCGCGTGCTGGCGCTCGCCGCCCGCCCCGCCGACCCCGGCCAGCAGGAGCTGGCGTTCGAACACGTGGATGAGGGCCTGGTCCTGCTCGGGCTCGTGGGCATCATCGATCCGCCGCGGGAGGAGGCCATCGCCGCCGTGCGGCAGTGCCAGGAGGCCGGCATCCGCACCAAGATGATCACCGGGGATCACGCGCTCACTGCCCGCGCGATCGGCCGTGAGCTGGGCATTGGCGACGGCAGCCGCGTGCTGACCGGCGGCGACGTGGAGGCCATGGATGACGCCGCGCTTGAGCGCGCCGTGGCGGAGACCGACGTGTTCGCCCGCGCCAGCCCCGAGCACAAGCTGCGGCTGGTGCAGGCCCTGCAGGCCAGCGGCGAACGCGTCGCCATGACCGGTGACGGCGTCAACGACGCCCCGGCGCTCAAGCGGGCCGACGTGGGGGTGGCCATGGGGTTGAAGGGTACGGAGGTCTCCAAGGAGGCGAGCGACATGGTGCTCGCCGACGACAACTTCGCCTCCATCGCCCGGGCGGTGGAAGAGGGCCGGACGGTCTACGACAACCTCCGCAAGGCCCTGCTGTTCCTGCTGCCCACCAATGGCGGCCAGGCGCTGGTGGTGATCGCCGCCGTGCTGGCCGGCCTGCTGCTGCCCATCTCGCCGGTGCAGATTCTCTGGGTGAACATGGTCACCGCCGTGACACTGGGCCTGGCGCTGGCGTTCGAGCCCACGGAGCCCGGCGTCATGGCAAGGCCGCCACGGGCGCCGACCGAGCCCATCCTGTCCGGCTTTCTGGTCTGGCGGGTGGCGTTTGTCTCGGTGCTGCTGGTGACGGCGACATTCGGGCTGTTCCTCTTTGCCCACACTGATGACGCCGCCATGGAATACGCCCGCACCGTGGCCGTGAACACCCTGGTGGTCTGCCAGATCTTCTACCTGGTGAGTGCGCGGTTCGTCCGCCGGCCGGCGCTGGCGGCAGGGCTCATGCGCGGTAACCCGTGGGTGCCGGGCTCCATTGCCGCGATCGTTGTCCTGCAGCTGCTGTTTACCTATGCGCCGCCACTGCAACTGCTGTTCGGCTCCCAGGCGCTTGCCTTCGCGGACTGGCTGCGCATTCTCGGGGCCGGCCTGGCCGTGTTCCTGCTGGTGGAGCTGGAGAAGTGGCTGCTGACACCGGAGCGTGGCGGGCGCGCGCCCGAGATGGCGAGCACAACACGGTGA
- a CDS encoding tetratricopeptide repeat protein → MTTNNDMAQATYAIGRRYEMGDGVPMDIDTAARFYRQAALRGLPDAQHALGFLHATGQGVPRDNEMAVAWLQSAAEGGHAEAQHNLGVMYAEGRGVAVDYEEAVRWFYRAAINGCSHAQEWLESQAMEEVIAGD, encoded by the coding sequence ATGACCACGAATAACGATATGGCACAGGCAACCTACGCAATCGGTCGCCGATACGAAATGGGTGATGGCGTGCCGATGGACATCGACACGGCGGCGCGGTTCTACCGGCAGGCGGCACTGCGGGGCCTGCCGGACGCTCAGCATGCGCTGGGCTTCCTGCACGCGACGGGGCAGGGGGTGCCGCGGGATAACGAAATGGCGGTGGCGTGGCTGCAGTCCGCTGCGGAAGGGGGGCACGCCGAGGCCCAGCACAACCTGGGTGTGATGTACGCCGAAGGCCGTGGTGTCGCGGTGGACTACGAGGAAGCGGTGCGCTGGTTCTACCGGGCGGCCATCAACGGCTGCAGCCATGCCCAGGAGTGGCTGGAATCCCAGGCCATGGAAGAGGTCATCGCCGGGGACTGA
- a CDS encoding glutaredoxin family protein, with amino-acid sequence MATSPQNPAVVTRDDQEQEQVDRETDNLALYYYDTCPFCIRVLRTIERLRLKIELRDIRRVPAYREQLLQGGGSSTVPCLLIQKDDGSLDWLYESDAIMGYLEDRFA; translated from the coding sequence ATGGCGACGAGCCCCCAGAATCCAGCCGTTGTAACGCGCGATGACCAGGAACAGGAACAGGTGGACCGGGAGACGGACAACCTGGCGCTGTACTACTACGACACCTGCCCCTTCTGCATCCGGGTCCTGCGCACCATTGAACGTCTCCGCCTCAAGATCGAGCTGCGCGACATCCGCCGTGTACCCGCCTACCGGGAGCAGCTCCTGCAGGGCGGCGGCAGCAGCACCGTGCCCTGTCTGCTGATCCAGAAAGATGATGGGTCGCTGGACTGGCTCTACGAGTCGGACGCAATCATGGGCTACCTGGAAGACAGGTTCGCCTGA